The following are encoded together in the Salvelinus fontinalis isolate EN_2023a chromosome 38, ASM2944872v1, whole genome shotgun sequence genome:
- the LOC129837876 gene encoding Golgi-associated plant pathogenesis-related protein 1-like: protein MGKSASKQFSEEVLQSHNEYRRKHQAPPLKLSSKLSSDATRYAESLASTRILKHSVESSKGSCGENLAWASYDQPGKDVADRWYDEVKQYNFNRPGFSSGTGHFTAMVWKGSKKLGVGKASAPDGSSFVVARYFPAGNITNQGHFDNNVLPPKD, encoded by the exons ATGGGCAAATCAG cTTCTAAGCAGTTTTCGGAGGAGGTGTTGCAGAGTCATAATGAGTATCGTAGGAAGCACCAGGCACCCCCTCTGAAGCTGAGCAGCAAGCTGAGTAGCGATGCAACTAG GTATGCTGAGTCTCTGGCCAGCACACGGATCCTGAAGCACAGTGTTGAGTCCAGTAAGGGGAGCTGTGGCGAGAACCTGGCCTGGGCCTCCTATGaccaaccag GGAAGGATGTGGCCGACCGCTGGTATGACGAGGTCAAACAATACAACTTCAACCGCCCCGGCTTCTCCTCTGGCACAG gtcatttcacagcaatGGTGTGGAAGGGCAGTAAGAAGCTGGGTGTGGGGAAGGCCAGTGCGCCAGATGGCTCGTCATTTGTGGTAGCCAGGTACTTTCCAGCAGGGAACATCACCAACCAGGGACACTTTGACAACAACGTCCTGCCGCCCAAGGACTGA